AAGGGAGGTGTCGCGACGAGAAACACGTTGCAACGCAACCTCAGAATCTATGTCTAAGAGAAAGGTCACATCTGGAATACAACCACTTACCACTTGCTGGTTAACGTATTCGACGAAGTTGTGCGGCAGGCTACGTGCTTTGCCTTGGTAAACTGTGGTAGAATCAAGAAAGCGATCGCAAACAACAATGGAGCCCGCAAGGAGAGCAGGGAGAATCTTCTCCCGAACTAGTTGCGCTCTGCTGGCGGTGAAGAGTAATAACTCCGCCTCCGGAAACAGTTTAGAAGTTCCCACGGTGGTTGCCTTAAGAAGATGGCGAACAGATTCACCAAGAGCTGTCCCACCTGGTTCCCTCAGTGCCAAGAGGGGCCTATCATAATCTCGGAATGCCTGCGCAAGTCTGAGGATTTGTGTAGTTTTTCCACATCCTTCTGCACCTTCGAAGGAAATGAAAACACCCCTCGGCCTTGCAGCAAAATCGTGCGGGTACATATGGACTTTGTGGACTTTGTTAAAGAAGCGATGGGGGGAATTTTGGCCACGCTGTAACCCTCCTCTTCTTTTGAAGATCCTCCAGACAAAGATAGTTACAGCAGAGCAGCACTGGGCTTTTTGTGGTATCCTAGGTTGCCAGCAGAGACCACAAACTATTAAGGATCCTACAGAAACAAGCGAATCTTTTTGCCCCCTTTTCCGGAGTAGGTGAGTAGAAAATGAGCGGAGACTTTTGTTCGCGTGCCGATTGGGAAACGGGGGGTTTCCACCTTACACGCTGGGTGCCCCGAACAGAACATAGTCGCTTTTGGGTGAAAAAGCAGGTGGCTATGATTTTTCTAACTTCTTAGTAGGAAACCGACTACAAAAAGTGCCAGCTTCCCTGGAAGCTGCATTCATGAGTGTCCGTTTTTGGACTCCAACAGCTTTCTGAAGAGAAATATCGCGGGGTCTTTCAGAAACAGTGCCTATTGCGAGTCGTGAAGAACTCCATCTGATTATGCCCTCAGTTGCGGAAGGCCTGGGATTTAGGCAGGTGGTCTTGTTCTGCGAAAATGGACCCGATTTATCTCTTGAGGGGTATTGAGCTAATGCCTTTGGCTTTAGCATTTTTAAAACATTGACGTGGCACGTTTATGATCATCGGTAGGTAGGATTATTGCTCTCAATGCCGCCGCCAAAAATGGTCCAGCACTTGCCCCCTTCATTAACGAATCTATGGTAGTATTCAACCACAAAATTGGACGGCGTTTGCCAAATGCTACTTCTCCGTTCCTTAGTTGAAGGAGCCATGGGAACAACGCGACCTGCTCTCTCTGTGTCTTTTTGCCGGCTTCGGCAAAAATGGAGCATGTCAAGGCAGTGCAGGCTTATATTGGCCCCATCGCCTGGGCCCAAAATTCCAATTTTATCTCCAAGGAGTTAAGATCTAACCCTTTTCTCCTATCTGTTGATATGTTGACTCCTCAGAGAGGAGTCTTTTTCATGAGACATCCTAGAATCCAAGTGGGGACTTCTCACCAAAAGAATTTATTGGCGACGAGATAGAGGCAGTCAAACCAGCGTCCAGG
This DNA window, taken from Candidatus Xiphinematobacter sp., encodes the following:
- the tmk gene encoding dTMP kinase, with product MYPHDFAARPRGVFISFEGAEGCGKTTQILRLAQAFRDYDRPLLALREPGGTALGESVRHLLKATTVGTSKLFPEAELLLFTASRAQLVREKILPALLAGSIVVCDRFLDSTTVYQGKARSLPHNFVEYVNQQVVSGCIPDVTFLLDIDSEVALQRVSRRDTSLNPSGIGKESLKYHALVRRGYLELAQANPDRFVVLDAEQPVDALSQIIIMTLEERYGPLS